From Gossypium raimondii isolate GPD5lz chromosome 11, ASM2569854v1, whole genome shotgun sequence:
GcactttaatttcaaaaagaaaaagaccaaACATGTCCTACAGTGGAAGAGTTACTTGCGAATAACGagtgaaatgaatgaaaatctACAGGCCAACGTGACTGAAAAGGAAATCAAGCTTTCACTTAGGCCCTCGGATGGAATGGGTTTGTCTAAGGGTGTTCAAAAAATTAACCCAATcgaaatattttgattaattcgaattaatcgaaatttatatatttttatcttttggttaaaaaatattaaaaaaatacattaagattaacagaaatatatatttttagtatatctttataatttttaaaggattaaattaatattttataattttagggggcaaagtgaaattttacctttactaatttaatttttttaaaaaaaattagagggcctaaatagtaattttccattttaggggggtgGGGCCCATGCCAACCCCCTAGATTCGCTTCTGGAACTAAGTTCGGCCACCAACCGATTAACCAAATTAGGTCGATTCgatcggttaattcggttttaaCCGAAGTTTGAACACCCCTAAATTTATAATGATATTGAGATGTTATCAAAGTTGAGATTTGTATTTTGATTCGAGATTTCTTCATTCATAACACCGTGCCACAAGGTGTTAATGCTACCAATCTCGTTTTTGTTCCGAAAGTTACAAACCTAGAATATGTTAGTGATTTCCGACCTATAGGTTGTTGTAACTTCATTTACAAGATCATTGCTCACATCCTCGCAACTAGATAAAAACCGATTCTGTAACTTTTGGATGTAGAGAATTATGATGTGCGTCATATTTACATCCTTCTCGCTTAATGTTGATGGAGAGGAAATTGGAGCTTTTATTCCAGGGAGATTCGCTATCgccaaatttattcaatttaattgcAAACGGATTCTCAACTATAATTACTAAAGCTACAAATCACACCCTGATGTCTGCCAATTACTCATCTCCTCTTTGCGGATGATTGTTTATTATTCTGCAAGGTTAATTGCACCAATGTTGTAACCATACATGATTGTTTCTCTTTTCCAAAATGCCACGGGGAAAATGGTGAATCAGGACAAATCATCCGTTTTTCTTCTCCCCCAACACTTATTTGAATACTATCGGTTCAACATGTGGAATTCAAAATATGTACTGAATGTTAGAAGATTCCAAGTTCTTAGGTTTGCCTTCCATTTGGGGGACGGGGAAAAAGAGGCTCTCGcttcccttaaaagaaaaaatctctATGAAAATTGGTAGTAGGAAAGGGATACTTCTATCAAAAGTAGGGCCCAAGTTCTCATCAAATCGGTGGTGTCGGCTATGCTGATTTACATCATGCAATGTTTCAAAGTCCCCGTTACTTTGTAATGAACTGAACGTATTGCTTAATAAATTTTGGTGGATTGGATTAGATGCCACCAAGAACTCAATACAGTGGATGTCATAGGACAAACTTGCAACTCAAAAGAAGAAAGGCGAGATGGGTTTAGAGATTTCCAAGCCTTTAATGCGGTGCTTCTTGCAAAACAAGCTTGGAGAATGTTACAAGAACCAAAGGCTAGATGGGCTGAGATTCTTAAAGCCATTTATTTTTCGAATTCATCGTATGCTAAAACTTGAAAAGGCAGGGGCTGCTCCTGGACGTGGAAAAGCATTTACGAAGGGTTGGTTTTTCTTGAAAAAGGGCTGAGGTGGAATATCGGAAATGGGGAAGATATTCTAATTTGGGAGGAGAAATGGATCCCAACAACAACAAACTTCATGCTTTCCACACCACAATCAGAGGGAGAGGGACTGGTGCTTGTTAAACATTTTGTTTCACCTTGTGGTAGACAATGGAACTTTGAATTACTTCGAGCTTGTTTCAACAAAGATGAACGAAAGGCCATTTCCATGATCCCGATTGGAGGAGCTGATCAAGAAGATAAACTTATCTGGCACCATTCTTCTCATGGTATATACAATGTTGGAAATCCTCCACCAATTGGCTCTAGTTCGAGCCATCACTTTCAGGGATTCGATTGGAGGACTATTTGGAATCTCAAGACTCcacaaaagataaaaacattGATTTGGTGGACTCGTCACAATGCCTTAGCCTCCAATGAAAACTTAGTTCGAAGACACCACACAAAATCCATAAGTTGTATGAGATGCAGAGCGGGCTGTGAATCTTTAGAACATATCTTATTTTTCTGCCCTTTCACCCAAGCTGTTTGGAGAGCTTCATCCTTTCACTATACTCCGGCCTTAATGGGGTTGGGTTCCTTTGTCGACGGGTGGATGAAGATCAATCAAGAGCTGACTAATTTTGGTGCTTTTTTGGGTACCAGCATATATCATTGCCTGGTTATGCTGGAATATTTGGAAGGCTCGGAATAATTGAGATTTTCGAGGTGTATCTGTTAAACAAATTCAGTTATGGAATGAACCCATGGACAGCTTTCTTGAGTTTTCGGAGGCTGCTAATTCCTTTAACCGGGCTGATATTAGGACTAGGAACCAAGATGTTGTTTggtctcctcctcctcctcttaaCACTACTAAGATCAATCGTGATGCCTCCTTTATGGGTGTTTCCAATGTGGCTATTGCGAGGAGTAGCAACGGTGATGTTATCAACGGAATCAAAGCACAAACGAGGTCGTTAAATGTGTTTGTGACTGAAACCTTGGCAATAAGGTTAGGTTTCTTGTTGATATATCGCAACAGATGGCAAAATGTCATTATCGAATCTGACAGCTTCAAAACCATTAAAATGATCCACGAAAAGATGAGAATATTGTGGGAGGTCTCGGCTATCATTGGGGACATTGTTTCCCATACGTCTAACATTGGTTCTATTTGTTTCCAACATGTTCTTTGCACCGGGAACAAAGTTGCTGATTGGATAGTAAAGATAAGTATCGGTGGCTGTTGTCTCCCTTCATGACAATAGTGTATCCCGAATGAACTCATGAAATTTCGTAATTCGTATAGCTTCATTAATcgaaatttttattgaaaaaatctCACAAGACGGCTTTGCGTAAGGATTGCATCGTTGTATGGCTACGAGACATGGCCAAGCCTATCACAAAGTTTCACTACGAATATAGTAATTTATTATAGAATTGGTAGCCAAACGTTATACTTGTTGAAAGAAATTTTGaccatataaactttaaaatatttaatttcactttaCATTTTCgtgattttacatattttttgtccttttttcCCCCTCTATTCgtctctcctttctttcttcttctccattAATTGTAGAAGAGAATTCTCAATCACTGGTTTACAATTAGGTAATTTGACTGACGTTCTTAGTCTTGACCACTTGAGATACTCTACCACCATAGGTAAAGCAAACAACTACGAATACAGATTCCATCTTTAGTTTACAATTATCTTGTACTGGAATCAGTTGTGGCTACCATCAGCACTTCAAGTTTCAACAATTATACAATTatgaaatagaattttaatatttctagactaAGAAAGAGCATATAACATGTGAATTCCATTTTGCTGCCTCAAACAAAGTAAGATTCTTCTAATGCTTCATGCATAAACATTCTgggaaaaagaaagtaaataaatggaaatgaagagaaagagaCCCACATCAGTGTGAAACAAAGTGAAGTATGTTTAGCGAAATAACAAAATACAGaatccaaaaacaaaagaatatagACATAACAAGAGATTATTAGGAGAATCCACACTAGCTACTTTTTAACTTCCTAGAAGCTGTATTGCTAGCAATATTTGGAAATCAAAGGAGCCATTTCTGGATATTAGGGTGCATAAGGCAGAAGCttgatgaatgaaaaatgattaCTGCAACTTAAAAACTTTCTCCccaacataaaaaaatgaagtcAATATTAATTCCTATCAACCAAATAACCATAGAATCTTCATCTGGAGTTgatgagaaagaagaaaagagaggggacaaggaaaaggaaataattagaaaaaaaattttgagagagtAGTAAACATCCACAAATCATGACcctcattttaaattaatccttaaacttCTCCAAACTATTAAGGTTATATCAATTACGTCTTTAGGTTACTAAAACAATTATTTAGTTGTTAAATAACACATTAAATCttatattgtataatttaaaatgaatattttaaaatcggACTTCAAAGCTTTTACTTTATTAAATctataaactcaaaataaatcCACAAATACTAAGAATTGAACCTAAAATATCGAAACCACTATAGctttaattttgctattttaaacaaacaaaacctcacttgatttaattgaaaatatttttttataaaatatattctggtataaattttttttcattcatactaTGACAGTATTAGACTTGATCATGAGCTGAGCTGTTCGGCCCGCTCGAAAAATGAGAGGATTTGGGCAAAAAATATAGGTCTAAAAAATAGGCttgggaaaaaaaataaggctCGTTTTCTAAATGGGCCGAGCCTCaggtaagctttttttttttgcccgGGCCTGGCCAAtccaaatttgcaaaaaaataaatctgTTGTTTTGCTATTATTTCGCTATTTGTTActgttttattgttattgtttggatattgtataacgcgtgttttattgttaattttgctattattttagaggtatttacATGCTAAGTTACATATATCTCTAGtgttatttaaatagaaatatttttttatttattttcaatttgttaggaaacatttattttaatgtttttagtgtatctaatgtattatattttttcaatttgtttttatataaaaataatattataaaaaattgtaatacaAACGGGCCGAGCCAagcttagacaaaattttaagcccatttaTTCGGGTCAGCCCTGAGCTTagaaaacgggcctaaaattctGTTGAACCCGGTCCAGTCCATGATCGCCTCTAgactagaggtgtccatgggtcAGGTCGAGTCCAACCAAAAGTTTAGACCCGTTTATTAAGCCCGGCtcgaaaaataacataaaattttgccTAAGCCCGGtccggataaaaatgctaaagcCTGGCCcacccgtattaatttttttatataattttttaaatatatatataatacatcaaaaatactaaaaacattaaaataaatgtctcccaacaaatttaaaataaattaaatatatatataacactaagataggtgcaacttaacaagcaaatgctcctaaaatagtaacaaaattaacaataaaacaagagttatataatattcaaacaataacaacaaaatagtagcaacataatagtaaaacgGTAACAAAAtggtgaaaaaaataaaaaaatagcaacaaaacaataaaaacaacaacaaaaataacaagTTTTTTATTACATATTCGGGCCAGGCTCAAATTAAAAAAGTCTTACCCAAGGCTGGTCCGTTTCCtaaatagattttatatttatgcCCAAGACCATTTTTTAAgcgtatatttttttaaaatccttcTACTTTTCGAACAGATccagcccggcccatggacaggtacTCTAGATGGTATTATATTCCAATATTTTAGTATGAATTTACGGGCAGGCAGTCTAATGGGCTCTGATTAAGAAGAGATGTGAAACATGGTTTGTAATAGTAGGAAATTTGAGAATTTAGAAAAGCCTGTTAGCAAGAAGCTGCCTTACATATAACAAGGCCATTGGATCACAATCCGGATATATACATTAGGCTGACGGACCAGGCCCATCCTTGTATTAAATTGAAGCATCCCCCCCCCCCCGACCCATGCtgtattttcatttcatattaaattatgttgATTAAAAAGCTTGCAATGTCTAAAGTCCATGcctttaattaaaagtttagtAGTTTATAATCAAAAGGCAATTCGGCCACTCCAATCACCAACAGCGGTGTACCAAATCATTCACACAAATAACTGAAATGAAATCCCTATTTGTATGCTCAGCTTAGTTGGCCACCAGCCTAGACCTACGCTCTTCTTATTTGTCATTTCCCATTTCCTTTGCTTTTTCCCCAGTTTTACTTTCACATCAATTAGTCAAAGCAATGATCATGTGTTTTAACTACTCTACGTCGTCGTTTCCTACTAGCCGATATACGTCACACACATTTTAACCGTTTTACCTGTCGGCATGAAAGATTCCACATCATACTCTCGACCGTCTAGTTTAAAAGATGGGAACCGTTGGATCAAacgataataaaataatatccaaAATCAACAGTGTTTACGCGTGAACGTAGCGTAGGATATCAAAATCCAGAGTGGATTTATTATGAGTGTCTGGctatataatttgatttcagcAAAACCTTGAGTATCACTTAATTCCTAACGAAATTATCGagtatttttttcacaaacccATAAAATTGTTTAAGTTATGGCGGAGGAAGTGAAGAAGCAAGCTGAAGCTGAAACGACGGCGGCTCCACCGCCGGCAGTGGAGGTTCCAAAAGCTGAATCTGAGGAAAAAACTGTATCTCCACCGCCAGCAGAGGAGAAACCTGAAGAGTCCAAAGCTCTTGTTGTAGTTGAGAGTAAGCTTGGCTGTTACCTCATTTCGCGCTTGTTCTACATATATAGTCTCAACTTTCAAcatgaaaatcatgaaaatttatatGCTTTCTTTTAAGCATTTACTGGAAATTAACACTAGTCtgagaattttcttttttttttcgattaATCATTTTGTTCAGATTTTTTTCCTCATTCCAGATGGATTTATCTCTCTTTTTTGTTCTTCAGTGaagtaatttttcatttatggTTTGCTGAAATTCTCTTTCAAATTTGtataagaaaatattgataGTTTCATATAATCAAAACTTCGATTTCGAGTTTCCATccttttttcagttaaaattcatataaagcTGGTTTCTAGAATCTCTTAAATCAACTGATCTAAGGAAAACAGAGCTCAAGACAATTAGTATAAAACTTTACCTTTAATTGCTGTTTTAGTGCTATGTTCTTTTAGAATACGATCAAATTTAACACAAAAGtgggaaaataaataaaacgaaCAGTTAAATTTCCTTTTCCAGATTTCTCTGTGCGAGTTTTCTCTGTCTTTCTTTTGTTTACCCTTTATTGAATGAACACTGAACAGTTACTTGATCGCTTTGTTGGACTGAGTAGAGTTTCAACTCCGAACCCTATTGAGAAAGACTAAACTTTTTGAATGAAACAATTGAACTCTCTTTAAAAATGACCATTTGTCTATGCtgatgtattttaatttctttttcgtatctgaaaatatatgttaaacaCGAAAACTTGCAGGAAAATAAAGAGTTAAAGTAAACTGTACTGGTTTTCCATGGgacctttttccttttttttttcctttctgaGCCATACCATTCCTTTACTTTTCTCTGTTTATCAAATTTGAAACATATCTTTACTCTGATGTGATGATACGTTTTATATTGTGAAGAATATTATCCGATTTAACACTGAAGATTCTACAAGAATATGGTTAGGTTGGCAAGTTGCTATTGGTGATTTCTTTTTTTCGAAGGTGCTATTGTCGATTAGCTTAACACTATTTGTAGTTATTGCCCATCAATTATTGTCGTGGGCATCTAATAATATGATTATggacccctttttttttcattatttttaggtGAAAGATTAAAGTTGCTTTGACAACAGGAATTGTACTGTTGCTATATCTTGTCTTATTAACTAGCTTTTAAGATTGAAAAAGAAGCTTCAATTATGGTATATCTTTTTTTATGAAGAATTAGTGTCATATTCTTCTGTATTGATAGAAATTCCAGGTAATCCTCAATTCGGTGCTAGTTTTTGTGCAAGTCTTACTACACCTGAATCTTATCAATGTACTTAAAGAACCGATTTGcgtaattttatttgtttatgtagTAAGTTAGATTGATCCAGACATACTATGAATTGAAGTGATTAGTCTTTTGtaataactttaatattttacatgGGCTAATGACGTTTGTCATCATTAGTCATTGCTAAAAATTATTCTGGTggttttaacattattttcattttgacagAGGCTCCAGAGCCTGAACCAAAGAAAATCTCAGGAGGATCACATGATAGAGGTAAGTATGAAGTGATACTATCGCTTTATTATCATTAGATACTACTTGGTGATTTGATGAATGTATTTAAGATCTATGAAAGGAGGAGGTTTAAGATCTattgcttctatttttttagATATTTCCCTTGCAGAGGTTGAAAAGGCAAAAAGGTTGTCATTCATCAAGGCATGGGAAGAAAGTGAAAAGACCAAAGCAGAGAATAAGTAAGGCCAAAAACCCCTTTCCATCTTTTCACAGAAGACTGAAGCTTACGAAATAGTTGTGTTCTCCACTAATTGTAGCtatatacaaaattttctttatagtTTACAATTTCCATGATCTTCTATGAAGAGGTTTATTGCTAAGTATTCTATCACTATGAAAGTTATCTTTATGGTTCTCATGACCATCTGTGAGGAGTTTAACTGTTAAATAATCTATTGACTTAAAATCGATGAGCAGGTCCCAGAAAAAGCTCTCTGCTATTGTAGCATGGGAGAACAGCAAGAAAGCATCTCTGGAAGcaaaactgaaaaaaattgAGGTAACTGGCTCTCTATTGCCTTTTTTTTGTGTGCGTGTGTGTGTGCATCCATGCTTtgctttttatgatttaaatcaattttactTAGGGGGTCTGTTATCAATTGGTTTTAATTCTAACGAGGTGCAAATATTGGTAGGAACAATTGGAAAAGAAGAAAGCAGAATGTgcagagaaaatgaaaaacaaggTAGCTTTGCTTCACAAGGAAGCAGAAGAAAAGAGGGCTATGGTTGAAGCCAAACGAGGAGAAGAGGTTCTCAAGGCGGAGGAAATGGCTGCAAAATACCGTGCAACCGGACAAACTCCAAAAAAGGTCCTTGGGTGTTTCTGAAGTTCAAAAGTTTGGGGTCTGAGGTTgaagcaaatgtgaattttgacTGTTGTTTGAAGCTTCCCGTTTTTCATCTGTATATTTCTTGTCGGTTTCTATGTTTGTTTTGTGTGTAAACAGTGTgtaacatcacaaatatttaaTCTACCATCGTATTCGTTGATTGATATAGAtttctttttggttcttttaGACACAAGTTGGGAGGTTTTTCATCTGGACTTGTTGAATTGATTAAAGCATATATACCTTTCTCTTTGCTTTAAGGATTGACTTTTGAGATTTGTATCCTTCTGATGGGTGCAGCATAGACACGGTAGACATTCTTTAAGATGTATCGTTTATCTGTTatggagaagaaagaaaggctGATTCCATTCATGTCTGTGCTTGGATTCTCTTAAGGAAACAACTACAGATTGTAGGGTTTTGGCGGTATGGAGGAGCTTTCAGTTCATCAACATGCAAAATTAAATGACGTCTTGAATGCTTCGTTCTCTGTTTCCCTCTCAGCTTATTTGGAAATGCATTTTCTTGAAGAAAAGTGGAATAAAAGATAAGTGCTGTAATTCGGTAGATCACGTTCTTAATATTATTCAACTAGGGCTAAACATTGAAGCATACAATTAATTTCCAATCCAACCAAGACCAGGGTTTGGATGTGCCATTTGCAAGCTTCCTGGCGTTACATTGATGACACCTGAATTTTACAACCAAAATCCAGCCAAACTTTGATCAGAAATGGCAGGGACGGATCAAAGTCTGAACATTGGTTCTTCTGCACACTCCAAATGAATTACAAGAGTAGCAACTAGCAATGTCttagacaaatttaaaatgGATGGCAAGCGTACACAAgtcatttctttttaaatgtcAGATgcctttatttattcatatgaCAAAAGATGAGCCAGcataatcaaaaaataaatttcttgcACAAAGCTACAACCCTTGAAACAGTTCCACCATGATCCGACTAGCATAAGGGTAGGAAGTACCAAACCACATGttaacaaaatcaaaagcaCAACTTTCTACATTCTCTCCTACTATCCTGTCAACGTTTCAGGACTactgaattttgagaaattgctAGTAGCATTGAGGGCTTACACATGCATACAGCACCATCACCACCTAACTTTTTTGAACGCACACCCATTTGCCAAGGCAAACACCTTGATAGATCAGCTCCACTGACCCTAATAAACATGCAAACCATTGTACATCATCAATATTTGTAGCATGTAAATCGCGACTACAAACAACAAAGAAATTACTCCATGCATGTAATCTAAGACTGGAGACGAGGATGGTTGCTCACCGTTGTTGACCACCATAGGCAAAGCAGGAAATATCCTGCATAAATCATCGGCAGTAAATTGCCTGATCGATGTGTGGAGGAATTTGCTTAATTTCAGTCCCAAGTTCTTGTTCAATCCTATACCTGTTACAAAAGGCCAGGCAAATTCTCAATGAATCAGGAGAACCTCAATGCATATATTACTATAGCTTCAGAAAGGTTAACCGTCATGATTTACAAGTTAAAGCGGTCCTCGTAAGTGATCAAATTCACAGCCAATCCAAGATGACCAAACCTTCCTGATCGACCAACCTGCTCATTAAAAGAAATTCCATGAGGATTACAAAATAAATGGTACAAATGCTGCAATTTGCAAGAGACAATATCTTAACCAACATACTCTATGAAGGTATGTTTCTGAGTTCTTGGGGAAGTCGAAGTTAATAACAACATTCACAGCTTGGATATCTATACCCCTTGTAAAAAGATCTGCAGAATGTATAAATGCATCATTAGGAGATTATTCTTTAAATGTTGACTATCATAGAATGCTTATGAAGAATAAAACCTTTTTCTGCACATGCATCACAATTCAATTCTAACGAAACTAACATGTGAAGTACATtgcttgaaataaataattaaagacAGCAGCGTTGAGTTCAAATAAGTAGCTATTTTCtagcaaaacaaaagaaaaagcaataGAAGGTGAAAAGAAAACTACAGCCTAATACAGAAGACACAGTAAAAGAAAGTACTTTGAACTATTAGCTATACAACACTGATTTACTTGTAAAGAATCAAACTGCAGATGAAGATTAGCTCATCTCCCATGGCGTAACATACCAGTACAAACAAGGTTCCTGCATGCACCGTTGCGGAAATCATGAAATACTCTGTTACGATGGTCTTGAAGCATTTTTGCGTGAATATAAAAGCAAGAATAGCCAAGTTCCGTAATTTTCTTGGCCAACAGCTCCACCCGATTGACCGAGTTGCAGAAAATGATTGATTGGTTTATTTGCAGCTGGAGATAAATAAATACCATCACTTATCCAAACAAAGGTAAAGAGAGAAAACTAAATAAAGTTTTTTATAACATCAAACCTTAGAGAAAAGGGTATTCAGGCAATGGACTTTCTGTCTTTCTTCCACAAAAGCATAATATTGTGTAATACCCTTCAGAGTAAGCTCATCCATTAGATTAATAATATAAGGTTTTTTTAGGTATCTGTCTTTGAAGTCCTTAACAGTAACAGGAAATGTGGctgaaaacatcaaaatttgacGATTTGCTGGAAGAAAATGTATCAACTGCTCTATAGAAGGTTGAAACTCTGGAGACAGAAGTTTATCTGCCTGAAAGAAACCAAAAAGGAGGACATCATATTGTGCATGTACAATGTTAAAAAAAGTCGTGCATAAACAAGGCaaggaaaataatcaaatattttctcCATCCTACAACTGTATTGCTTCCTTTTTACAGAAACTTATAATGCATTATTGACTTACACTTGAGATCTAGCTCCAACCAAGCAATTATATAAAgataagaaattgaaaaaaaaatcagggGTAAATGAGGAAAGAAGATCTCAATCTTTACAGACAACAGACATCGGGACTCATGGACCTAATGAAGAGAGTAAGCACAAAGAGAATGCAGCTAGCTACAGCCTCAACTTACGGTAAGTACTtctaattatgtttaaaatcttTAAGCAAAAAATCCAACAAATGATGCAGCCAAAATAGTTTCAAGAATCTGGACCTTTGAAAGAAACCAGAAAACTGTAAGAACAAAATGAAGAGAATTCATATTGTCTCTGCCAACTCAATTGCGGCAAATATTTCCAAGCTGTAAACATGAGGCAACCAAAACCTATCCTCATCCCACCCAATCAAAAAGGCATAAACCCATAAAAAACCGTTTGCCAAGATTCCCAGATAACTTCATCAAATTCTCTCATGTTAAACTTGAAaggcaaaaagaaaatcaaactgAAAGAAAAATACAGAGAAACTACCAAATTATTACCTCGTCCATAATAAGCATTGAACAATCTTTCAAAATGCAAACACCCTTTTTAGCAAGGTCAAGAATTCTGCCAGGAGTTCCAACCAGCAAATGAACTGGTTGATACAGTCGCATGATATCATCCTTGAGACTGGTACCTCCAGTTGTGACCATGACTTGAATTTGTAAATGCTTCCCGAGCTCCTTGCACACTTGTGATGTCTGAAGAGCCAGTTCTCGTGTTGGAACAAGTATGACAACTGCGCCAAAAAAAATGCATTATGAGTAAAAACAAGTAATTGAAcagatattgaaaaataaaaaatccaagaGTGGCAATAATAACTTTCTTGTGCCAAAAGTAACACAACAGAGAGGGAACTGATACGTATCTCATTTTAAGCCAAAAAAGTTTCAAATGAAGAACTTCATTTGTGCAAGTTTCAGTAAGAAGAATCAAAATTTATGCCTGGACTGACGCAAAACGTTGCACCTATTTGCAAGAAGTCTTGATGCACTCATTTCACAAACTGGTACAGAAGTTTGACCCTCACTCGACTATGTCGATAAATATAAATGCCCATTATTCAGATTTCAGTTAATAGTAAATGCAGCAAACAGCACTCATGCATCTTCGCCAATATCTGATTGACAAGCAAATCAAGCAACTAGAAGAAGAATGAAGAATAGAAATGGGAGAGCTATGAAGTACCAATTGCCAATTAACTGGACCTATAGCTGATACACaggtaaacaaaaaaattgaaaaaaaaaggaagaagtaGACGGCGATCTAACCTTGAATAACATTGTTATCTTGGTCAATTTTTTCCAAGGCAGGAATACAAAATGCTGCTGTCTTCCCAGTGCCATTTTTGGCTCTAGCAAGAATATCACTTCCGGTTAAAGCAATAGGAATACTCTCTTCCTGAATAGGGGATGGTCTTTCAAAACCCTTCTCATATATTCCCATAAGAAGTTCACGTTTCAGAAAATAGTCCTCAAATTCATTTCCTTTGGTAGCTGTCACGTCCTGGCAGCAATTCAATGGCAGATCGGTGCATAAAAATGCAAttaaactttttcaaatatCTCAAAGGACAAAGAACTACCCTCATGCCTTGTAATGAGATATAtgtcacaaaaataaaatgatatgctACCGAGGATGAAATAATACAAACCTAAAATTTCACTACCAGGTCAACATCAAAACCCTAGGTTATCAGCGTCCCAAGTTAAAAACTTTAGAAAGTGCATTTATAGTTTATATCATAAGATAAtaggaattaaaaaagaataatcaCTTGCAA
This genomic window contains:
- the LOC105800928 gene encoding uncharacterized protein LOC105800928, which produces MDSFLEFSEAANSFNRADIRTRNQDVVWSPPPPLNTTKINRDASFMGVSNVAIARSSNGDVINGIKAQTRSLNVFVTETLAIRLGFLLIYRNRWQNVIIESDSFKTIKMIHEKMRILWEVSAIIGDIVSHTSNIGSICFQHVLCTGNKVADWIVKISIGGCCLPS
- the LOC105802678 gene encoding remorin, coding for MAEEVKKQAEAETTAAPPPAVEVPKAESEEKTVSPPPAEEKPEESKALVVVEKAPEPEPKKISGGSHDRDISLAEVEKAKRLSFIKAWEESEKTKAENKSQKKLSAIVAWENSKKASLEAKLKKIEEQLEKKKAECAEKMKNKVALLHKEAEEKRAMVEAKRGEEVLKAEEMAAKYRATGQTPKKVLGCF
- the LOC105802677 gene encoding DEAD-box ATP-dependent RNA helicase 8, which produces MNSRGRYPPGIGVGRGGGVNANPNFQSRPSQQHYVQRNLLQNHHHFQQQHQQQQQQHQQQLWLRRDQLPGGNDSSVVDEVEKTVQSEAVDSSSQDWKARLNVPPPDTRYKTEDVTATKGNEFEDYFLKRELLMGIYEKGFERPSPIQEESIPIALTGSDILARAKNGTGKTAAFCIPALEKIDQDNNVIQVVILVPTRELALQTSQVCKELGKHLQIQVMVTTGGTSLKDDIMRLYQPVHLLVGTPGRILDLAKKGVCILKDCSMLIMDEADKLLSPEFQPSIEQLIHFLPANRQILMFSATFPVTVKDFKDRYLKKPYIINLMDELTLKGITQYYAFVEERQKVHCLNTLFSKLQINQSIIFCNSVNRVELLAKKITELGYSCFYIHAKMLQDHRNRVFHDFRNGACRNLVCTDLFTRGIDIQAVNVVINFDFPKNSETYLHRVGRSGRFGHLGLAVNLITYEDRFNLYRIEQELGTEIKQIPPHIDQAIYCR